In Candidatus Rokuibacteriota bacterium, the DNA window CCGGCAGGGTGGGGGGAGGCGTGCCCTCACACGCGAGTCACGACCATGAGGAAGCCCAAACGGTTCCACCTCCTGATCGTCGCGGGGGACAGCACGCGAATTCTTCGGTTGAACTTTCCTCGTTGGATCGTCTCTGGAGGGTTGATGGTTCTTGCCCTCGGGGTCGCTGTCCTCGGAGCGATTGCGGCTGACTACGTTTTCCTGAAGCGCCACTGGGCGCAGACGGCGTGGCTCCGGACGCAGGTGGCGGAGCAGCAGTCCCTCATCGACAGGTTCCAGAGGCGGCTCGCCGACATCCGGACAGAGGTGGCGAGCTGGCGCGAGCTGCACGCGAAGATCTGGGAGCCGTTCGGGCCTGACGAAGGCGGCGCGCGTAAGAGCGTGGGGATCGGCGGCCGAACCGAGCTCGGCGGGGCTTCAGCGCCCGGGGATCGCGTGGACCTCTCCCGGGAGCTCGAGCTGCTCGCCGCCAATGTCTATGATGAGGGCCAGAGTCTCCGAACGCTCGAGCGCTTCATCTCCAAGGCCGGTAAGGTGCTCGCTGCGTTTCCGTCGCGCTGGCCCGTGCGCGGACCGGTCAACTCCGAGTTCGGCACCCGGGTGTCCCCCTGGTCGGGGGCGAAGGAGTTCCACGGCGGGATCGACATCGCCGCCGAGCGGGGGACGCTGGTGAAGGCTCCCTCGCCGGGCGAGGTGGCCTTTGCGGGTAGCCAGTCCGAATACGGGCTCGCCGTGGTCCTCGACCACGGCCACGACATCCGGACGCTCTACGGCCACCTCCAGAAGATCCTCGTCACTCCGGGGCAGAAGGTCGAGCGGGGTCAGGTGATCGGGCTCACGGGGAACACCGGCAAGAGCTCGGGCCCCCACCTCCACTACGAGATCGCCGTCAGAGGTCAGTCGATCAACCCCCGCCGCTACCTCTGGGACTGATCCCCGGCGGCTTCGCCCCGGCGCCGCGCTTCGGCCCCTGCCGCTCCCTCCTTCATCCGCTCCCCCTGAGGGGGAGAGGGCAGAGTGAGGGGCCTACGTGATGATGACCCCGCAGTAGCCGACGACCTTGTCGTAATCGCCCGACACGTCCCCCGAGGTCTGGTAGCTGACGAGCGCGGCGCTTCCCCCGCCCAGCTCGCGGAGCGCCGCCAGGAGCGCCGTCGTGGGCGCGATGCCGCACATGGAGATCGCGTGCTCCCTCACGGTGCGCTGGAGCCGCTCCGGGTCCAGGCCCAGGATCGCGTCGATGGCCAGGCGGTCCTTGCGGTTCGAGACGGCCTGCGACTCGTAGTGGTTCAGGTCGGTGGACGAGAGAAGGATGACCGGCTCCGGCCACGTTTTGACCACCGCGGCCACAGCGCGCCCGACCTCCGCGCAGAAGGCCAGCTCGGTCCGCATGA includes these proteins:
- a CDS encoding M23 family metallopeptidase, whose protein sequence is MRKPKRFHLLIVAGDSTRILRLNFPRWIVSGGLMVLALGVAVLGAIAADYVFLKRHWAQTAWLRTQVAEQQSLIDRFQRRLADIRTEVASWRELHAKIWEPFGPDEGGARKSVGIGGRTELGGASAPGDRVDLSRELELLAANVYDEGQSLRTLERFISKAGKVLAAFPSRWPVRGPVNSEFGTRVSPWSGAKEFHGGIDIAAERGTLVKAPSPGEVAFAGSQSEYGLAVVLDHGHDIRTLYGHLQKILVTPGQKVERGQVIGLTGNTGKSSGPHLHYEIAVRGQSINPRRYLWD